The nucleotide window ttttgatggtgggcccaacctgACGGATGGGCCAGAGCTTGCATGTGTGCCAGATTGGCAATTGGGCTGAAAGGCCCTCCTTGATGTCACTCAAGAGTCTCTTCAGCTTGGTGTCATCACAtgcttttctttctttgatcTATAATCAGAGCAATTAACCTGCATGTAGAACAATTATCAGTTCTCGGAATTGGCAATTTTTGCTCAGAGTTGAGCACGCCATTGATATGCAGCAAGAATGCTAATTATAAAACAagctgaactctctctctctctctctctctctctaaaataaaaataaaaagtaatatataaaaataaaataataataataatattttctttctcttcttcagaTATCCTAAGGCGGTTGAGATTTTTGAAGCGATAGCCAAGCATTCGATGAACAACAATCTTCTGAAGTACAGTGTTAAAGGAATTCTCCTCAATGCTGGCCTCTGCCAGCTTTGCAGGGGCGATGTTGTTGCAATAACAAACTCATTAGAGCGATACGAGGTCTATGTCTTGCTCTAGATCAACAAATCAAAAATTTATCCGACATATGGATTGACTTTCTTATACATGTGCATCTTGCAAATGCTTGTGCAGGAAATGGATCCGACCTTTTCAGGGACGCGTGAACACAAGTTTTTAGCTGTAAGTTTTGGCATAAATCTCATTCCTTTTTGTTTTATGAAAACTATAGGAGAGCTGTGGTGAGGTATCAACAGTGACCCTCTTATTGCTCACTTTTCTATCAAGTGTATCAGTTTGCCTCTCGCAGGACATGGCTGCTTTGAAATGTGGCACCTGCTTGTGCATTTTCTTTAGATCCTTTAGCGTTTGTTTGGGAGGATGTAAAATCAGAATTGGTTCCATGACTTGCAGATATCAGTCAACTCTTCCCTCGGGCCTTGCGAAAATGGAAAATTGCATTAAGTGTGATTCCTTTTTTGGTGTTCTCTGCCCTTAAGTTTCAGTTGGGATAGGAACAGGAAGGTTCCTAGATCTTGACTGTGATAAGAAAGGGAAGGCCCCCAAATCTGAACTAGGATAAGAAAGGGAAGGCCCCTAAATCTGAACTAGGATAAGAAAGGGAAGGCCCCCAAATCTGAACTAGGATAAGAAAGGGAAGGCCCCTAAATCTGAACTAGGATAAGAAAGGGAAGGTCGATACTTATCCTaattgaaatttgagcgggaGTACTTCCTGTCTGCTCCTCTTAAAATCCAGCCGAAGTATTAAAAAATATGTTCTCTTTTGAAGGCTATATAAATATTCGTAAAACAATTATTGGTCGTTAACAGTAACCCCATGACCTGATTAATTATGAAAATGAGTGTTATGTTAATACTGTTTGCTTCCTCACGATTTTGATTCTAGGCTAAACCAGGAAATTTCTATTTATATGGCAGGATTTAGCTGCAGCAATTGATGAGGAAGATGTTGAGAAATTCACTAGTGTGATCAAGGAGTTCGATAGCATGACCCGGCTGGTAATTACTGTTCTGTGGGAACTTGTTTCTACTGATTTTAAAAGAAAGCTGCATTCTAATTAGTGGTCTTAGTAGTAACCTTGTGAAATTTGGGGCATGTTTCAAATTTTACTTCTGATGGTGGATCTGATCTGGATGGGCATATCATGGatcagttgttttttttttttttttggcatgatTTTTGTTGCTTACCCACCATAATGTAGTGGTAGAAAAGCTTTGAAAACCTGGGCCAGTTCTGCTTAGGGTCGTAATTTTGTACATCTGGGGCACCTTGTTTGGTGATagtaaaccattgatctgatgggacccaaTGTAGATGGGCCACACCCTAAAATCTCCCAAATTCAATGATCCTAACTCTTGACTGTACAAATAGACctcaagaaaaaagaataaaaaagtccACATCTAAAGAAGAATGGCTGAAGCTTAAAAGGTCACAATTTCCGATCTATGTGATTCTTGACTCAGGATGAAGCAACAAccaaacccaaaaataaagttaGAAGGTACATGCCAATCGTAGGATAAAATTTCACCTCCAATTTGCAAAAATAACTTGTGGGAATTAATGAGAAAAGAAACAGGAGAATAAATCTAGGATATCACACCACTAAAAAGGAGACTTAGATAAAATGAGCATCACACACCACTTTACGGCCTCAGAGACAAATGCACTGATCAGTTTCCATATTTAACTTAAACAACCATTGTTGCTTGTGAATCAAGTTTAATTGGAAAAGGTAACTTGAATGTGATGGTAAACTAACTAAAAATATGGACTAACTTGTCAATTATCCAATTCATGCTTGTCTATAGATGAACAGACATGTCTGAACATTGCAGTTGTGTGAACAATACTCACATCTGGGTCTATAACTTGATCGGATAACCTTTGTAGCCTGCCAATCTGGTTGAATCACCTGTATCATGATTTGAACTGCTAAACCATGGGTATCTCCTGCTTGTCACGAAACCATTTTCATGGCCCAATAATTCCTCATTTTACTCTGCCGATTGATCTTATCAGCCTTGCACATGTAGTAGCTTTCTACCATTTCATGGGACCTGTTTTATACCAGATGTTATGAGAAATCAAAATTGTATTGTTTActcttttttgtgtgtgtgcacatggatgtatgtatatatacatacaccTACATGGCCATACATGcacatatatataggaaatgTTCCTATAAGGTTGACCTTACCGTAGCTTATGGTAAGGTCGAGCTCAATGGACCCTACCATAATTGTCTCAGACAATCTAATCCATGCATCCAGTGAATCCCCTCCAGGTGATGAGTTGTCCCAAAAACCAGCTgtatccgaaactcaggtgggccataccatctggaACAGtgcaaaatcatgcttaaaacatcTGACATcaattcatggggcccacctaagttttggaataaCTTGAAATTTGGTGGGACTCATCCAAGAGGGACACACAATAGATGAGTCAGATGTTTGAACCACACTTCGGTGAGTCCCCACAAGCAATCAGCAGGGTTTTAATGGGTGGGTGTGGATCAGGCTGAATTTTGGGCAGTAGGCCTAGAAAGTGGGGGTacatctgatggatggggtggatgcatgacacacatcatggtggggtctacacagCTTGACCTTTCCCTTAAAGTAAGGTTGACCTTATAGGAACACTTTCCTGATATATATGCACACATACATAAATAATTTTGCTAAGCCTACACAATTATACATGTAGCTGGCATTTGTAGGACATCCAACCCCTGCATCAGGTGTGTCCCTGTTGGCCTGATCCAACAATCAGGCCTGTCAGCTCATCATGCAGGAAACATTTACATTGCTTGTGTACTGGCTTTTTGACTGTGACACTTGGCCCACCTATTGAATTGATCAACCTAATTATTGGGCAGGTCATCTCCATGGTGGGATACCAGCACTTGATGCACGGGTTATGCCAGGTTTGCATATGTGGCAATGTGTAGAAACACCCTGGCTCAGCAAAGCTAGTATACAAGCCTATACCTTGTGTCTGGGCGTGTCATTTTGTTTGCTGAGTTGCGTATATTTCCACTTTGTATCTGTATGTAGGATGCTTGGAAAACCTCTCTACTCTTGAAAGCGAAGAATGCACTGAaagccaaagaagaagaagaggatgatcttacCTAAGTCTTCTCTCTGTCTTTCACTCCATGCTTTCGGTTTGTATTTTACTAATTTGCATCATGCTGTGGTGGAACTCTCTTGCGCCTTCTTTCACCTATTAATATGATCGATCATTTTGTATCTACCTTGGTTTGGGATATCACTATTTAGATAGATTGGATTCGTTTTCTAGAGTTGTGTCCATGGGTTGTCTCTTGAATGGTTGATTTGTGTTGATAATAAACAAGAACCTTTCACTGGAAAAGCggatgatttgaattgttgcTACAACGGTGACCTTGTGATTGGTCCCACCTTATCAGGTTAGGTCCTTTCAGGCTACGAGGTTGGATTTGTATGAGATGCTTTGGACCCACACTAGAATTTTCTGCTTCCCAATTGAGTGTGGGTGGTTGGGATTTGTTATTTTAGTAGGGATGGTGGGAATCCTGAAATCGTACATTGTTCTTGGAACTCAAAATCTATGTTACTATGGATCTGTGGTGACCCCTGAATCTCTTCTCTGCTATATTCCCCTCTTCTCTGGATTCCAATGTTATTCCGGAAGTGTTTATTTTGCTTGTTATTATGGCTGTCttgaggttgtgtttggatgcaggatTGAAATGAATTTCGAACTGAATGAATTGTGAATGTTCAGTATGATGGAGAAATATGTTTAGGAGATTTAGAAACTGCTTGCTTCCACCATTAGACTAGTAATTACGATTCCTATCAGGGATGCATCCAAATGCATGCAAAATCCAACGTCGGTGCCCTCAACACCCATCTGATTCCCAGGCGTGGCATGTGGTTTGGTGATTTGGATCTGGGTTCATTTAATTGGCTTCATTGTCGACAGTGGTGGCTCAAATTTACATTAGATTAGACACTGGATTGGCGAGCATTGCCTATTGTCTATCATCATTCTAGTTGCTgagttattgttattattttttattttttagtctgGAAATAGATTATATGTGATGCatgcatggttaaaagacttggcCACTTGGATCAACTCAACTTGTATTGTTGAACGGGATTGGGTCCTACCGACTCTTTGAGTCAGTTGGGATGAGTCGCAACAGTCTcgtccaagtcttaaaaccatggttgtATGTGGATACCATTAGTTATGAGCCATGCCACTCCCAATATCATTCCCTGGTTCATGATAGATTATTTACAGTTTTGGGCCTGACTTACCAGGCCGGTCCAAGAAATTTCTTTTTACAAATGGGCATCATGGTCCACTAATTCAAACCGTTAATGATGAACCCTTACTGTGGAGGTGTGCGCAGTAGCTGACTTGTACAAGCTTATGGGCTTAAACAGGTGGATTGATGTATACCTTGATAAAACAAGGGTTGCAGATGGATTTTCTTAGCTCTCTATTCTAATATTGTGGGCTCGTGTAGTTACACGGGTTCTTAAACCTTCTAATACGCTCGCTGTTtcgtatatatatttttattttttggtaaaaCAACGATTAAATAGGCTGGGGCCGGAGTATGACAACCTTTAAGTGGGTCCATCGCTAGGCCCACCTCGCCCATCAATAAATAGATTTGAGTCAGACCTTTAGCCGTCCATTAATGTTCCCACAGGATGGGATGCAGACCAAAAAAAGTCACGTCGATGTAACAACCCAAACTATCTAGTTACTGAACCTTTGCTGTCCATTCTCACAACAGGCTTTCGTTTATATAAAACCTTGGAATTACTTGATCTACCCTTGTTGCAGCTGTCATCAACTCATGTTTTATGGATTAGAAAGAGGAATTCTAGGATCTCACTTCTAAGGACTATTGGCATGTGGagagcatggttggatgatcgtagCCATTGAGATGATATAGGAGTGATCGTGGATGGAGGCAATCGTAATGTCCTACTTCTAACACAGGGTTAACATACAAGAAAAGCGGCTAGAGAAAAAGGGTCAAATATCGAAGGTAcatggatcttccaatctgggacaTTCTCGTAGCGTCCCtctccatggtgaggtccatcataTCCACGGTTTAGATCATCGAAACCGTGGGCAACGTCCAAACCCTAAAATTCGTAAGAACACAAAAATCGAGGATGAGAAATCATCCACGTAGAAAGTCTATACTGTAGATCGGACCGTCTACCTAGCAGTTTTTGCCCTGTACAGTAGATCTCTAAATAGTAGGACGGTCTTGATCGATGTCAGGAAGCATGCAGTAGCTTCAAATCGAAGCTTCGTAAAGAGTTTCTTCATGGGTTCCGGTTTTGAAGGGTGTGGCTGCCGCAAGTGAAAGTTCCGGAAAAACCCGGATTTCCAAACATTTTATGACGATTATCTGGTCATGGTCACGAAATCCAATTTTCTTCATGGTCATGAAAGTTCCGGAAAAACCCGGATTTTCTTCATGGTCATGAATCTTGTTGGAACATAACCAGGAGTCTCGTAACGTCTACGATCCAGATTTGATCGGGTTTCTCGTGTTTTTGGTTTGAAGATCTCTTCCACCGCACACTGTTCCGACGAAAACGGAGGTTCGATCACTGTCGTGTCGTAAGGTCTCGATGTATcatgacagtgggtcccacaacttcATTGAAACGACCTTGATCAGACATCAAGTCTCCTGCTGTGATCGGATCTTGAAGGAGACGTCGTGCTGGAGGTGTGTTTCGGGCTGCATCTTGCGCCTTgtttggacggctgagatcaTTCTCAACGGATGGTAGAGATCGGACTAAGATGATTTGTGTGAATTTAAGTTTGATTGGGCTTCTAATTCAAAGGAATCAGACAGATATTCCTTCCTACGAACGCTCAACATGCACGCGGGAAGGAGATTTCTGTTTTTCAGTTCGTTTGTATGGAAACACGCACATGTGTTGGTTTGTACATGTGCAGAGTTAGGGTTGGTTTGTAAGTTGATTAAAGGTCCTATAGTCCCAAGACCCACCCAACATGTGATATTGGATCGTTATTAATTGATTCCTATCAATCGTCATTGCGTTAATGGCTATAAGAGATTTGGGATTGTATTTAATGGTCGGATTACGTTGGTAAtatagctcaagtggtccacataggTTTTTTGGGTTGTTATTGCATATATGTGTAAGTATTTTCTCAGATCAACGGTTAAATAGTGCTTTTATCAAGCGAGGGTGCATGATGAGGAATGTACATACGACTACTGTATAtattttgagttttagaaattacGGAGTGTGTAGGATTCTCCTTGGACGTGGGTGGACTAGGTATAGACATGATCTTTTGTGGATAACAACGACAGTCATTAAATGATTTTCGGCCAGGTGGCCTAATGAATATAATGCAAAATTTGATGGACAATGATTATGGTGAGTTAGGTCTTGAAATTAATAGTATACTGCTTAATTGTACTAGTTAAACATTGTCTGAAGTTTCATCGCGATCATGTTCTTAAAAATAGATTTTGTGAGGTTCATTGTCGGGTATAAACATATACACCCTCAAAAGCTATAGGTAATCAATGATGTATTTTTACCCATTAGAATTTGATTTCAATGATATAAAGTATTCACCTATATAAGAAGATCATAATCTAACTAATGTCAAAATAGTTGATGATCAAGTTTACGTGCTAAAATTATATGCGATTTTCTAAAATTTCAAGTTAGGTGATTTCAGTTGCTACACATATAATTAAATTTTCATAATAACATTTGAGGACTTTCAATACcctagtattgaaaagttcggtgTATAAAAGGGGCCCACTAATTATGTCCATGATTTTAAGTCATCAAattaaaaatcagccagatccacaaTTCGGGTGGATCACACCAGGAGAATGATGGGAATAGGATTTTCCAACCATACGTTTGTGTGGTGTAAGGATGGTGTGCATCTTTCATCAAAACTGTTAATCAAATGTAATTCACTATCATGAAAtgaagatacaaaaaataagactcctctaaaacttaggtaggccaaaCCACATGGACTTAAGAGTTGTAGGAGAAACGTTACATTGTTCCCTTTAGTTTGGCCTATATGAGTTTCTTTACTAATATTTTGCATGAATAGTTCAAATAAAGATTTCCCACTTGATATATAGAGTGGATTTACACAGAGGATACGGTGGGCACCACAAAGTTTGAAGTGCAGATTATCTATGTTAAGGGCACAATGGTTTCCTGTGCCCTAAAATTCCATTTGGCCACGACATTTATGCTCATGTCAGCAcaacaatgaaaaagaaaagagaaaattaaacaaaagaacaaactaatgattatgaattttacaTTCCAttacttaaaaataaaatgacTCTTCTTGTTCCTTTGGTCTGACATTCACCATGCAAGCGATGGGTGGCTTGgatggtcccactgtgatgtttatgtaaaatcaacCGTGACTGTCAGGTGTGTCCCCTAATGTTATGTGACGAGCCCAAACCTCAGCCCCATCTATGATTTaactggaccacatgattggaacaaTGTATAGGGCAACGCTCGCCCTCCTAACAGTGCACAGGCCATATCCTATTCGAAGAGATAGCTACGAAAGAGATTTTCATTATGAGATGAAGATTGGTAGGAAAAATGGGCCATATCCTATTCTAAGAAATAATTGTCATTATGAGAGGAAGATGGTTGAGAtaaagtgatgtagagtgggtcgtggacacttttgtgtccaagatggaccagagaaggcccaatagaaggtagaagtcatcaagaccgttagaaccttaaaacaaatatatctcgcaaaccggaatgagttactcgacgtaccatatatgattttagggtaggacaagctactttagccaaccaacctggctatgccaggtttcccatgccaaatttgcTAGATTCCATCAGTTCGgcggtcgaattccatgtttatttccgtttttactatttttagtaagttttagtttgattataattcttcatccgttgggctttaggagttgtgtccaatatgaaaagtgcttagaataattaggagaatagtgtggttaagccacataggacacttatagcctgtttgttaacactgaatttttgtacttaatgTCGCATTTGGAAaatattccatgtttagtggtgtttattACCGCAGAGGAAGGAAAGCGCTCTACCATTTTATGCCGAAAATTTTATgtgataggagtctagcttaatggggaatcaagaatgcgctctgtggttattattatttttttaatctaaaaTTGTCCTTTGCAACAAAGATTTCTACCTTGCGTTATatacatcccaacttttaacatggggcacttctctaagtccaccatgatttatgtgttagatccacaccatctatcaacttttttatatcattctaaagcatgatccaaaaaagatgcacatccaaagctcaagtcaaccacaccacaaaaagtagtgggacTGGAACGACTgacgttaaaaccttcctgatgtccatcgtgaagcttatttgccatcaaatctctttataaggtcacacagacctggatgaaggaaaaacacaaaaaatagcttgatcagagccttatgttgccccaagaagttttcaatgataggcacccaattcccatagtttcttatagtgtggcccacttaagccttagatttaccttgttttttgtcttaatttctaaaataatatgaaaaatgaatggacggtatggataaaacatatatatcatggtagaccccacacaaCCCTTAATTGTCCATATTTAGGTAGATCTTGGTGGGGTGGTATGCAACTCCCTCTCAGATTTGGGGTGCGAATTATGTGCAAATGCCTTTCATAGGAAGTTCTTGCACtgaaatcttaggtggagcccatcattatgtttttgataaatctaatctgtccatccgtgttttgatatcattttaggccttgagacaaaaaatgaggaggatacaagacttaagtggaccgcactaaaggaaaaggtgggtagaaaaattcctactgttgaaacctcctcggggttgacagtgatgtttacatgccatcaataccGTTCATACTATCATTCCtagtgagatgaactcaaaccacaaatattagcatgattgaaaacttctgtggccctacgaatattttaattatggacGTCAAATCCTtacattttcggcccatttgagtattggataagGCTCAGTTTTAgcaccatgtcctaaaatgatctcacaaaacggatggacggggtggatttcacacaaacatcacggtgagccctaccTAGATTTCCAGTGGTGGACTTCTTGGGAAGGCTTTCCCATGaaattcatgaagtttttaaaggtagagattcaatcacaattgtttcatatgagtaaatgtgtcaaattaatatattttaaatattttagacgttagttaacaaacaagttattcTAGATTCATTATTAGTTTTTCGACTAtagattcagatttcagattcagactttGAATTTCagattaacaaacaggcccttactataaaaagtaaatttactatagaagttttagttgtagtttgattatgaaacctCTCCCATtgtttagtatccctatttaaagggttgtgaactcatttatttcattcatcaatcaaattatgaattttatagaatttatttatatttttcttgcttttttccttgtggattcgagaagtctctgtgaagagtccagagaagctccgtggattcggagtagttatccttgaggaagaagcTCCatggttatccttgaggaagaagctcagtggattcggagtagttatccttaaggaagactgtgctcgacctcacatcctttaGGATGAGAGGAAGATGGTTGAGAAAAAGGGACCATATCTTATTTTAAGAAATAGCTAAGAAAGAGATATTGTCTTTATGGGGTGAAGAAGGCTAAGAGGTGAGAAAGAGATATTGTCTTTATGAGATGAAGATGGCCAAGGAATTGAGAGAAAAACGAGGTAAGATGGAGTTAGGGTTTGGTAGGACACAAACCATCTTCTCACTTTCAAATAAAGATTTCCCAATTGAGATGAAGATGGTTGGGAAAAAATAGCTATGAAAGAGATTTTCATTATGAGATGGAGATGGCTAAGAAAAACAGGCCATATAATATTCCAAGAAATAATTCTCATTATGAGACGAAGATGGTTGAGAAAAGGGGACATTCTATTTTAAAGATGGCTAAGAGCTGAGAAAGAGAAATTGTCTTTATGAGACGAAGAAGGCCAAGGAATTGAGAGTAAAACAACGGGAAGATAGATTTACGGTTTGGTAGGACAAATAATCTTAACACTCTTTTTACATGGTGGGTAAAACAACTAAGTTTTCTGTATAGAGTGGGTCTGGGTTACATGAGGGAGGAGTAATCATCTGTTTTTgcttttctacattttttt belongs to Magnolia sinica isolate HGM2019 chromosome 8, MsV1, whole genome shotgun sequence and includes:
- the LOC131253501 gene encoding alpha-soluble NSF attachment protein-like — protein: MNNNLLKYSVKGILLNAGLCQLCRGDVVAITNSLERYEEMDPTFSGTREHKFLADLAAAIDEEDVEKFTSVIKEFDSMTRLDAWKTSLLLKAKNALKAKEEEEDDLT